The following proteins are encoded in a genomic region of Streptococcus constellatus subsp. constellatus:
- a CDS encoding glycoside hydrolase family 35 protein — MARFEIREEFYLNQQPFKILSGAIHYFRIQPDDWYHSLYNLKALGFNTVETYIPWNMHEPIKGQFDFEAILDVEKFLQTAQNLGLYVLLRSSPYVCAEWEFGGLPAWLLEENMRIRSSDPAYLAAVANYYDELLPRLVPHLLENGGSILMMQVENEYGSYGEDKEYLRAVRDMMLERGVTCPLFTSDGPWRATLRAGTLIEDDVFVTGNFGSKAKENFAQMQEFFDEHGKKWPLMCMEFWDGWFNRWKEPTVTRDPEELAEAVHEVLQQGSINLYMFHGGTNFGFMNGCSARGNIDLPQVTSYDYEALLDEQGNPTPKYFAIQRMLKKYYPEYPQREPLVKETFELKNIPLSEKVSLFETLEDIAQPIESLYPMKMEELGQNVGYLLYRTQAEWDADKERVRVIDGRDRMQLFVDGNFITTQYQTEIGQDIFVAAEKGTNHTIDILMENMGRVNYGHKLLADTQHKGIRTGVCKDLHFMLHWNQYPLEFKNPEAIDFTKEWHDDQLAFYAFDAELKMLKDTYLDLTNFGKGIVFVNGVNIGRFWDVGPTLSLYIPHGLLRIGNNRIIIFETEGKYSKFIDLVHKPTFKPIKGDKL, encoded by the coding sequence TTGGCAAGATTTGAGATTAGAGAAGAATTTTATCTGAATCAACAGCCTTTTAAAATATTATCTGGTGCTATTCATTATTTTCGGATCCAGCCAGATGATTGGTACCATTCACTTTATAATTTAAAAGCTCTGGGCTTTAATACAGTAGAAACCTATATTCCTTGGAATATGCATGAGCCAATAAAAGGGCAATTTGATTTTGAAGCTATCCTTGATGTAGAAAAATTCTTGCAAACAGCACAAAATTTGGGACTGTATGTTCTTCTTCGGAGTTCTCCCTATGTCTGTGCAGAATGGGAATTTGGCGGTTTACCTGCTTGGCTCTTAGAAGAAAACATGAGAATTCGGTCTTCTGATCCTGCTTATCTTGCTGCAGTTGCCAACTATTATGATGAATTGCTTCCACGATTAGTGCCACATCTTTTGGAAAATGGTGGCAGTATTCTCATGATGCAAGTAGAAAATGAATATGGCTCTTATGGCGAAGACAAGGAATACTTGAGAGCTGTTCGAGACATGATGCTAGAGCGAGGTGTGACTTGTCCGCTCTTTACGTCAGATGGTCCGTGGCGAGCTACTTTGCGAGCAGGAACGCTGATTGAAGATGATGTGTTTGTAACGGGGAATTTTGGCTCTAAGGCAAAAGAAAATTTTGCGCAGATGCAGGAATTCTTTGATGAGCATGGCAAAAAGTGGCCACTCATGTGTATGGAATTTTGGGACGGTTGGTTCAATCGTTGGAAAGAGCCAACTGTCACGCGAGATCCAGAAGAATTAGCTGAAGCGGTTCACGAAGTCTTACAACAAGGCAGTATCAACCTTTATATGTTTCATGGAGGAACAAATTTTGGGTTCATGAATGGTTGTTCAGCGCGAGGAAACATTGACCTGCCACAAGTAACGTCTTATGATTACGAAGCTCTCCTTGATGAACAAGGAAATCCAACACCAAAATACTTTGCCATTCAGCGAATGTTAAAAAAATATTATCCAGAGTATCCACAGAGAGAGCCTTTGGTAAAAGAAACGTTTGAGTTAAAGAATATTCCGCTCAGTGAGAAAGTTAGCTTATTTGAGACTTTAGAAGATATAGCGCAGCCAATCGAGAGTCTGTATCCTATGAAAATGGAGGAGTTGGGCCAAAATGTTGGTTATCTGCTCTATCGTACACAAGCAGAATGGGATGCGGATAAGGAACGGGTTCGTGTCATTGACGGGCGTGATCGGATGCAGCTTTTTGTAGACGGGAACTTTATTACGACCCAATACCAGACAGAAATCGGACAAGACATCTTTGTTGCTGCTGAAAAAGGTACCAATCACACAATTGACATTCTCATGGAAAATATGGGACGGGTCAACTACGGACATAAATTGCTGGCAGATACGCAGCATAAAGGTATTCGCACAGGAGTTTGTAAAGATCTCCATTTTATGCTTCATTGGAATCAGTATCCATTAGAGTTCAAAAATCCAGAAGCGATTGATTTTACGAAAGAATGGCATGACGATCAGCTAGCATTCTATGCGTTTGATGCGGAATTGAAAATGCTTAAAGATACTTATCTGGATTTGACCAACTTTGGCAAAGGAATTGTCTTTGTCAACGGTGTCAATATTGGCCGTTTCTGGGATGTTGGACCAACCTTATCACTTTATATTCCACATGGTCTATTACGGATCGGAAACAATCGCATTATTATTTTTGAAACCGAAGGAAAATATAGTAAATTCATTGATTTAGTTCATAAACCTACATTTAAACCAATAAAGGGGGACAAATTATGA
- a CDS encoding PTS system mannose/fructose/N-acetylgalactosamine-transporter subunit IIB has translation MTIIANRIDGRLIHGQVANLWTTTLNISRIMVVDDEVAENAIEKSGLKLATPAGVKLSVLPVAKAAENILAGKYDSQRLLIVAKKPDRFLRLVEAGVPIETLNVGNMSQTSETRSVTRSINVVDEDVAVFNKLHDKGVVLTAQMVPNDPAEDFMKLLK, from the coding sequence ATGACAATTATAGCTAATCGGATTGATGGACGCTTGATCCATGGCCAAGTAGCCAATCTTTGGACTACAACATTAAATATTTCACGCATTATGGTTGTGGATGACGAAGTAGCAGAAAACGCTATTGAAAAGAGTGGCTTGAAGTTGGCGACACCAGCTGGTGTAAAATTGAGTGTGTTACCAGTTGCAAAAGCGGCAGAAAATATCCTAGCAGGCAAATACGATAGCCAGCGTCTGCTCATTGTTGCGAAAAAGCCAGATCGTTTTTTGAGATTAGTAGAAGCAGGAGTACCAATCGAAACGCTCAATGTGGGCAATATGTCGCAGACATCTGAAACGCGTTCGGTCACACGATCGATCAATGTGGTGGATGAAGATGTAGCCGTATTTAACAAATTACATGACAAAGGTGTGGTTCTAACAGCCCAAATGGTTCCAAACGACCCAGCCGAAGACTTTATGAAATTATTGAAATAA
- a CDS encoding PTS system mannose/fructose/sorbose family transporter subunit IID — protein sequence MTNSNYKLTKEDFKQINRRSLFTFQWGWNYERMQASGYLYMILPQLRKIYGDGTPELKEMMRTHTQFFNTSNFFHTLVTGIDLALEENEGVAAKDTVTGIKTGLMGPFAAIGDAIFGSTIPAIMGGLAAGLAIDGNPLGIFLWIGVTIAINVFRWKQLEFAHKEGVKLVTTMQDKLSAITDAATVLGTFMVAALIATMINFKFTYVQSFGGVKFNLQETLDKIFPRLVPALFTGFVYWLLGKKGMNSTKAIFIVIIIAIGVSALSHFTHTPILGV from the coding sequence ATGACGAACTCTAATTACAAATTAACAAAAGAAGATTTTAAACAAATCAACCGTCGTAGTCTCTTTACTTTCCAATGGGGTTGGAACTACGAGCGTATGCAAGCATCAGGTTATCTCTATATGATTTTGCCGCAGTTGCGTAAGATATACGGTGATGGTACGCCAGAATTAAAAGAAATGATGCGAACACATACGCAATTTTTCAACACGTCTAACTTTTTCCATACTTTGGTGACAGGGATTGACCTTGCGCTTGAAGAAAATGAAGGGGTTGCGGCTAAAGATACTGTTACAGGGATTAAAACTGGGTTAATGGGTCCATTTGCAGCGATTGGTGATGCGATTTTTGGTTCAACTATTCCTGCAATCATGGGTGGTTTGGCAGCAGGTCTTGCCATTGATGGCAATCCTCTTGGTATTTTCCTTTGGATAGGAGTAACGATTGCGATTAACGTTTTCCGTTGGAAACAATTAGAATTTGCCCACAAAGAAGGCGTTAAATTAGTTACAACGATGCAGGATAAATTGTCCGCAATCACAGATGCTGCAACTGTTTTGGGAACATTCATGGTAGCTGCTTTGATTGCTACAATGATTAACTTTAAGTTTACTTATGTACAAAGTTTCGGTGGTGTAAAATTCAATCTTCAAGAAACGTTGGATAAAATCTTCCCGCGTCTGGTTCCGGCATTGTTTACTGGATTTGTTTATTGGCTACTTGGTAAGAAAGGTATGAATTCAACCAAAGCAATCTTTATTGTCATTATTATTGCAATTGGTGTTTCTGCGCTTTCACACTTTACTCATACGCCAATCTTAGGTGTTTAA
- a CDS encoding PTS sugar transporter subunit IIA: MTKQLVLVSHGHFCEELKKSTEMIMGPLEFVHTVPLLPEEGIDDFTAKFLAAVKELDDYIVFADLLGGTPCNVVSRLILEGLQIELYAGMNMPMVIEFINSALTGVEAKYIEKANRYIVKVNDMLAAMNDEEDE, translated from the coding sequence ATGACAAAACAACTTGTACTGGTCAGCCATGGTCATTTTTGTGAAGAATTGAAAAAAAGTACCGAAATGATTATGGGGCCTCTGGAATTTGTTCATACAGTTCCCTTACTTCCAGAAGAAGGAATAGACGACTTTACGGCTAAATTTTTAGCGGCTGTAAAAGAGTTAGACGATTACATTGTCTTTGCTGATTTGCTTGGAGGAACACCTTGTAATGTCGTTAGTCGCCTGATTTTGGAAGGACTTCAAATTGAACTCTATGCAGGAATGAATATGCCCATGGTGATCGAATTTATCAATTCTGCTTTGACTGGTGTGGAAGCGAAATATATTGAAAAAGCAAACAGATACATTGTGAAGGTCAATGATATGTTGGCAGCAATGAATGATGAGGAAGATGAATAA
- a CDS encoding SIS domain-containing protein, with amino-acid sequence MLNYTKEKLVELGAEITTREIYQQPQVWQTAFENYKAQVDEIVAFLNGIDEKHDYIKVILTGAGTSAYVGDTLLPYFRKLYDERKWNFNAIATTDIVANPLAYLHKEIPTVLVSFARSGNSPESVATVDLAKDLVEELYQITITCAAEGKLAQQAHGDERNLLLLQPALSNDAGFAMTSSFTSMMLTALLVFDKADLAVKEGKISALIALSQKVLDSAEMIQKMVSLDYNRVIYLGAGPFFGLAHEAQLKILELTAGQVATMYESPVGFRHGPKSLVNEETVIVVFGSTDSYTKLYDLDLVREVAGDGIARKVILLTDQREDLENVEQFILSSQSLADDVYRVFPYIVYGQLFALLTSLKVQNRPDTPSPTGTVNRVVQGVIIHPFDKE; translated from the coding sequence ATGCTCAATTATACAAAGGAAAAATTAGTTGAATTAGGTGCGGAAATCACCACGAGAGAAATTTATCAACAGCCACAGGTTTGGCAGACGGCTTTTGAAAATTATAAAGCACAAGTTGATGAGATTGTAGCGTTTCTAAATGGTATTGATGAAAAGCATGACTATATCAAGGTTATTTTGACAGGGGCTGGAACATCAGCCTATGTTGGAGATACGCTTTTACCTTATTTTAGAAAGCTGTATGATGAACGCAAGTGGAATTTCAACGCCATTGCAACAACGGATATTGTAGCCAATCCTTTGGCGTATTTACACAAAGAAATACCGACTGTTTTGGTTTCTTTTGCCCGTAGCGGAAATTCGCCAGAGAGTGTGGCAACAGTTGATTTGGCAAAGGACTTGGTTGAGGAACTGTACCAAATTACAATTACATGTGCAGCAGAAGGGAAGTTAGCGCAGCAAGCACATGGTGATGAACGCAATTTGCTCTTGCTTCAGCCTGCACTATCAAATGATGCTGGCTTTGCTATGACCTCAAGCTTTACGTCTATGATGTTAACCGCTTTGCTCGTCTTTGACAAGGCAGATTTAGCTGTAAAAGAAGGGAAGATTTCTGCTTTAATAGCTTTGAGTCAAAAGGTGCTAGATTCGGCAGAAATGATTCAAAAGATGGTATCCTTGGATTACAATCGAGTCATTTATCTGGGGGCAGGGCCATTCTTTGGTTTGGCGCATGAAGCCCAACTGAAAATTTTGGAATTGACTGCCGGGCAAGTGGCAACGATGTATGAAAGCCCTGTTGGTTTCCGCCATGGTCCAAAATCATTAGTAAATGAAGAAACGGTCATTGTGGTGTTTGGTTCGACAGACTCATACACCAAATTATATGATCTTGATTTAGTACGAGAAGTGGCTGGAGATGGTATTGCCCGCAAGGTGATTTTATTGACAGATCAGAGGGAAGATTTGGAAAATGTTGAACAGTTCATTCTTTCTAGCCAATCACTAGCAGATGACGTTTATCGCGTATTCCCTTATATTGTCTATGGTCAATTATTTGCCTTATTAACATCCCTTAAGGTTCAAAATCGTCCAGACACACCGTCTCCGACAGGAACTGTCAACCGTGTTGTGCAAGGTGTCATCATTCACCCGTTTGATAAAGAATAG
- the lacD gene encoding tagatose-bisphosphate aldolase — protein MEKLKISHEKLSHLKKLSDENGMIGALAIDQRGSLKKMLASGARTVSGNEALIEFKQLISSQLTPYATSILLDPEYGVPATKLRASECGLIVAYEKTGYDATTEGRLPDLLPNWSAKRIKELGADAVKVLIYYDVDDKPEINDIKQAWVERVGSECLAEDIPYFLEILTYDTKRASVVDADYAKVKPHKVNEAMKLFSEPRYNVDVLKVEVPVNMNFVEGFAKDGVEPVYSLAEAKAFFKEQSDATHLPFIFLSAGVSAELFQETLKVAHEAGSQFNGVLCGRATWKEAVTVFADQGADAARAWLDETGRQNINDLNRVLRETAVSWMEKLEI, from the coding sequence ATGGAAAAATTAAAAATTAGTCACGAAAAGTTATCACATTTAAAGAAGCTGTCAGATGAAAATGGTATGATTGGAGCTTTGGCGATTGATCAGAGAGGTTCGCTGAAAAAAATGCTGGCAAGTGGTGCACGTACTGTATCGGGCAATGAAGCACTGATTGAGTTTAAACAATTGATTTCCAGTCAGTTGACTCCGTATGCAACTTCTATTCTTTTGGATCCAGAATATGGTGTCCCCGCTACTAAATTACGAGCATCAGAGTGCGGTCTTATTGTTGCTTATGAAAAGACAGGGTATGATGCGACAACAGAAGGTCGCCTGCCAGACTTGCTACCAAATTGGTCTGCTAAACGCATTAAAGAACTAGGCGCCGATGCAGTCAAAGTTTTGATTTATTATGATGTAGATGACAAACCTGAAATCAATGATATCAAACAAGCTTGGGTCGAACGAGTAGGGAGTGAATGTCTAGCAGAAGATATACCTTATTTCCTTGAAATTCTGACTTATGATACGAAGCGTGCTAGTGTAGTAGATGCAGATTATGCAAAAGTAAAACCTCACAAAGTCAATGAAGCCATGAAGCTCTTTTCAGAACCACGTTATAATGTAGACGTTTTAAAAGTCGAAGTTCCTGTAAATATGAATTTTGTAGAAGGTTTTGCCAAAGATGGAGTAGAACCAGTTTATAGTCTCGCAGAAGCTAAGGCTTTCTTTAAGGAACAATCTGATGCGACGCATTTACCATTTATTTTCTTGAGTGCTGGAGTTAGCGCAGAGCTTTTCCAAGAAACACTGAAAGTGGCGCATGAGGCAGGTTCTCAATTTAACGGTGTCCTTTGTGGTCGTGCTACCTGGAAAGAAGCTGTTACGGTTTTTGCAGATCAAGGAGCGGATGCAGCTAGAGCTTGGTTGGATGAAACAGGACGGCAAAATATTAATGACTTAAATCGTGTCTTACGTGAAACAGCTGTTTCGTGGATGGAGAAGTTAGAGATTTAA
- a CDS encoding aldose epimerase family protein encodes MKSYQEAIFGTFQGQDIVSYTFENDLGYRLKVMTYGATVLEYVTPDRNHEFTNIVVGFDSFDAYVGNSPKYGASVGPVAGRIAKAEFELNGEIYPLEVNNAENCNHSGSTGWDSAIFQVEEVTNESVTFYIERTDGTGGFPGNLKVWVSYTLTELGELEVSYQVQTDKDTLVNPTNHSYFNLTGDFRQPIDHCILQLNTLGVYPIAPDGIPAKIPDSEHNFVKQLCQGVSMKDIFADQDEQIQIVSGLDHPFVLDKKQEYAGSLYEPESRRYLTFKTSAPCLVTYSANFVDDTVILNGHPMIQHNGLALETQALPDAIHSDLKADVILKASEIFTSTTIYHATVEQDK; translated from the coding sequence ATGAAATCTTATCAAGAAGCTATTTTCGGAACATTTCAAGGGCAAGATATTGTTTCTTACACATTTGAAAATGATTTGGGCTATCGTTTGAAAGTCATGACTTATGGAGCGACTGTCTTAGAATATGTCACTCCGGACAGAAATCATGAATTTACAAATATCGTAGTTGGGTTTGATTCTTTTGATGCTTATGTAGGCAATAGCCCTAAATATGGCGCAAGCGTTGGACCAGTTGCAGGACGGATTGCAAAGGCTGAGTTCGAGTTGAATGGAGAAATCTATCCGTTAGAGGTCAATAATGCAGAAAATTGTAATCACAGCGGATCTACTGGCTGGGATAGTGCCATTTTTCAAGTGGAAGAGGTCACGAATGAAAGTGTCACTTTTTATATTGAACGCACAGACGGAACAGGTGGTTTCCCAGGAAATTTGAAGGTCTGGGTTTCTTATACTTTAACAGAATTGGGTGAGCTAGAGGTTTCGTATCAAGTTCAAACGGACAAGGACACTTTAGTTAATCCGACCAATCACAGTTACTTTAACTTAACAGGCGATTTCCGTCAGCCAATTGATCATTGTATTTTGCAGCTGAATACTCTTGGTGTCTATCCTATCGCACCAGATGGAATACCTGCTAAAATACCAGATTCAGAACATAACTTTGTAAAACAGCTTTGCCAAGGCGTTTCTATGAAGGATATTTTTGCAGATCAAGATGAGCAGATTCAGATTGTATCAGGCTTAGATCATCCATTTGTTTTGGATAAAAAACAGGAATATGCTGGCTCTCTTTATGAGCCAGAATCTAGACGTTATCTCACTTTCAAAACTAGTGCACCTTGTTTGGTGACTTACTCAGCAAACTTTGTGGATGACACGGTCATTTTAAATGGGCATCCCATGATTCAGCACAATGGCTTAGCTCTTGAAACTCAGGCACTTCCTGATGCCATTCATAGCGACTTGAAAGCAGATGTTATCTTAAAAGCGAGTGAGATTTTTACCAGCACGACCATTTATCATGCTACTGTGGAGCAGGATAAATAG
- a CDS encoding N-acetylmuramoyl-L-alanine amidase family protein: MNNILKYSSKLFFLGLAASAIALATNVPATAEETPQAGQELVNRADGQWIKDATGWWFKYPDGTYPKNQWKQINSRYYYFNNQGYITTGWKQLTGFNKHKEVSWYYFDPTNGDMKTGWQAINGKWYYFDPTEGYMLTGVKQIGAPGVRKYYYLHPTNGDMQTGWHKLPHSYANGETIYYWRYFDPEDGHRVEGWRKIDGDWYHFTRGMGVMSSSAWNGQYYLKEDGKMAHDETLLIRGKYYTFNSDGIVTSVKEK; encoded by the coding sequence ATGAACAACATCCTTAAATACAGTTCAAAGCTTTTCTTCTTAGGACTGGCAGCTAGTGCAATAGCTCTAGCCACTAATGTTCCTGCAACTGCCGAAGAAACACCTCAAGCTGGACAAGAATTGGTCAATCGCGCTGATGGGCAATGGATTAAGGACGCTACTGGTTGGTGGTTCAAATATCCTGATGGCACATATCCGAAAAACCAATGGAAACAAATCAATAGCCGATATTACTACTTTAACAATCAGGGTTATATTACTACTGGATGGAAGCAGCTAACTGGCTTTAATAAACACAAAGAGGTATCCTGGTATTATTTTGATCCCACAAACGGAGATATGAAAACAGGTTGGCAAGCCATTAATGGAAAATGGTACTATTTTGATCCAACAGAAGGTTATATGCTAACGGGAGTTAAACAAATCGGCGCACCTGGAGTTAGAAAATATTACTATCTCCATCCAACCAACGGCGATATGCAGACAGGTTGGCATAAATTACCACATTCCTATGCAAATGGGGAAACCATTTACTACTGGCGTTATTTTGATCCAGAAGATGGACATAGAGTTGAAGGTTGGCGGAAAATTGATGGCGATTGGTATCATTTCACAAGAGGCATGGGCGTTATGTCCTCATCTGCATGGAACGGCCAATATTATCTAAAGGAAGATGGAAAAATGGCACACGATGAAACTCTTTTAATTCGCGGAAAATATTACACTTTTAACTCAGATGGTATTGTAACGAGTGTTAAAGAAAAATAA
- the ruvB gene encoding Holliday junction branch migration DNA helicase RuvB, translating into MNRMLDNELMGDEELVERTLRPQYLQEYIGQNKVKNQLKIFIEAAKLRDEALDHTLLFGPPGLGKTTMAFVIANELGVNLKQTSGPVIEKAGDLVAILNDLEPGDVLFIDEIHRLPMSVEEVLYSAMEDFYIDIMIGSGETSRSVHLDLPPFTLIGATTRAGMLSNPLRARFGITGHMEYYEETDLTEIVERTAEIFEMEITHEAAEELALRSRGTPRIANRLLKRVRDFAQIMGNGLIDDRITDQALTMLDVDQEGLDYVDQKILKTMIEVYGGGPVGLGTLSVNIAEEQETVEDMYEPYLIQKGFVMRTRAGRVATRKAYEHLGYEYLEK; encoded by the coding sequence ATGAATAGAATGTTAGATAATGAATTGATGGGAGACGAAGAGCTCGTTGAGCGGACATTGCGTCCCCAGTACTTACAAGAATATATAGGCCAAAATAAGGTTAAAAATCAACTGAAGATTTTTATTGAGGCAGCCAAGTTGCGAGATGAAGCATTAGATCATACCCTACTTTTCGGGCCTCCGGGATTGGGTAAAACGACGATGGCTTTTGTGATCGCCAATGAGCTAGGAGTCAATCTCAAACAGACTTCGGGGCCTGTGATTGAGAAAGCGGGCGATTTGGTAGCGATCTTGAATGATCTGGAACCAGGAGATGTCCTTTTTATCGATGAAATTCATCGCTTACCCATGTCTGTTGAAGAAGTGCTTTACAGTGCTATGGAAGATTTTTACATTGATATTATGATTGGTTCTGGTGAAACTAGTCGCAGTGTTCACTTGGATTTACCACCTTTTACTTTGATTGGAGCAACGACCCGAGCTGGTATGTTGTCAAATCCCTTGCGGGCTCGCTTTGGTATTACTGGACATATGGAATACTATGAAGAGACGGATTTGACCGAGATTGTAGAGCGAACGGCCGAAATCTTTGAGATGGAGATTACACATGAAGCGGCTGAGGAGTTGGCTTTACGTAGCAGAGGGACCCCTCGAATTGCCAATCGGCTTCTCAAACGCGTACGAGATTTTGCTCAAATCATGGGGAACGGATTGATTGATGATCGGATTACCGATCAAGCCCTGACGATGCTTGATGTGGATCAAGAAGGTTTAGACTATGTGGATCAGAAGATTCTTAAAACCATGATTGAGGTGTATGGAGGCGGACCTGTTGGTTTAGGAACCTTGTCTGTCAATATTGCAGAAGAGCAAGAAACGGTGGAAGATATGTATGAGCCATACTTGATTCAGAAAGGCTTTGTTATGCGAACTCGAGCAGGGCGTGTAGCAACGCGTAAAGCTTATGAGCATTTGGGTTATGAATATTTAGAAAAGTAG
- a CDS encoding nucleotidyltransferase family protein, with translation MKIAEQDVLKQFAADKDLMTMLTLIRSLRLKDSWLAAGSVRNFIWNILSGKSGFDAETDVDVIFFDPDISYEETINIENRLKRAYPSYHWEVKNQVYMHLHSPNTHPYTSSQDAMSRYPERCTAVGLRLLENGQLELFAPYGLDDIFHFYVQPTPHFLEDADRRQLYNMRIQKKDWQKKWNNLQIEFL, from the coding sequence ATGAAAATAGCAGAGCAGGATGTTTTAAAACAATTCGCAGCAGATAAAGATTTAATGACTATGTTGACGCTTATTCGCAGTTTGCGATTAAAAGATAGTTGGTTGGCTGCTGGTAGCGTACGAAACTTTATCTGGAATATTCTATCGGGTAAATCGGGTTTTGATGCAGAGACAGATGTGGATGTGATTTTCTTTGACCCAGATATTTCGTATGAGGAAACGATCAACATTGAAAACCGACTTAAGCGAGCTTACCCTAGTTATCATTGGGAAGTCAAAAATCAAGTCTATATGCATCTCCACAGTCCCAATACCCACCCTTATACTAGCTCACAAGATGCCATGAGTAGATATCCAGAGCGATGTACAGCTGTGGGGTTGCGTTTGCTAGAGAATGGCCAGTTGGAACTTTTTGCTCCTTACGGTTTAGATGATATCTTCCATTTTTATGTTCAGCCCACTCCGCATTTCCTAGAAGATGCAGACAGAAGGCAGCTCTATAACATGAGAATACAGAAAAAAGATTGGCAGAAGAAGTGGAACAATCTTCAAATTGAATTTCTTTAA